From a region of the uncultured Desulfovibrio sp. genome:
- a CDS encoding protein jag, with the protein MEGFKEFQGKDLDSAIEEACGYFNTAREKLEIEIVQDAKSGIFGIVGARKAQVRARRVQLRETVESILGRKNGEGAPAPAPSVGQPASASENSGAVEQRKNGGNRQEQAPTAAPEPSASAAPKTSGAPNAPEVQAENGRGDGRDRQQEARPQRNQQDDRRNQQDDRRNRGRNRKPQSLDAFESEEDLDAAVNGNVLEKPADRPFDRRGERNGKPDRNGAKPSGRNSRNDRGRDRTGRNVEGGEGVEAVNPAETPAREARGRRNDSRPDNQTDNRSSNRSDTRNSGRAEARSVQRENHRPERAPRPDAPADGLEDDFEAAGEGLPVTPLEQLDAAKLEALVDETVRKLIRPITGDGVGITVKIGGGRVYVGIDCDEDSGLLIGREGQTLAALQYMISRIVSRGMNAAVRVQLDAGEYRRRQDEKLREMALALADKVRQSGRSYSTRPLSSYHRRIVHVCLQEAVDVQTRSTGDGPMKRVVIMRRKGERA; encoded by the coding sequence ATGGAAGGGTTTAAGGAATTCCAGGGCAAGGATCTCGACAGCGCCATAGAAGAAGCCTGCGGCTACTTCAATACAGCGCGTGAAAAGCTCGAGATTGAAATCGTGCAGGACGCCAAGTCTGGCATTTTCGGCATCGTTGGAGCGCGCAAGGCTCAGGTTCGCGCAAGGCGTGTGCAACTGCGCGAGACTGTGGAAAGCATTCTGGGCAGAAAGAACGGCGAGGGGGCTCCGGCCCCTGCGCCGTCTGTCGGGCAGCCCGCATCCGCGAGTGAGAACTCCGGGGCTGTGGAGCAGCGCAAAAACGGCGGCAATCGGCAGGAGCAAGCGCCTACGGCTGCACCTGAGCCGTCAGCATCGGCTGCCCCCAAAACTTCGGGTGCTCCCAACGCTCCCGAGGTTCAGGCCGAAAATGGCCGGGGCGATGGGCGCGACCGCCAGCAGGAGGCCCGCCCTCAGCGTAATCAACAAGACGACAGACGCAACCAGCAGGATGACAGGCGCAACCGGGGCCGCAACCGCAAGCCGCAGTCTCTGGACGCCTTTGAGAGTGAAGAAGATCTGGATGCCGCCGTTAATGGCAATGTGCTGGAGAAACCCGCCGACCGGCCCTTTGACCGCCGGGGCGAGCGTAACGGCAAGCCTGACAGAAATGGGGCCAAGCCTTCCGGCAGAAATTCCAGAAACGACCGGGGCCGTGACCGCACAGGCAGAAATGTGGAAGGCGGAGAAGGCGTGGAGGCGGTCAATCCCGCTGAAACCCCTGCGCGCGAAGCCAGAGGGCGGCGCAATGATTCCCGGCCTGACAATCAAACTGATAATCGTTCAAGCAACCGCTCCGACACCAGGAACAGCGGCAGGGCAGAGGCCCGTTCCGTCCAGCGCGAGAATCACCGCCCAGAGCGCGCACCGCGCCCTGACGCACCTGCGGATGGACTGGAAGATGATTTTGAAGCCGCAGGCGAGGGTTTGCCGGTTACTCCCCTGGAGCAGCTTGACGCCGCAAAACTTGAAGCCCTTGTGGATGAAACCGTGCGCAAGCTCATCCGGCCCATTACAGGGGACGGCGTGGGCATCACCGTCAAGATCGGCGGCGGCAGGGTTTATGTGGGCATTGATTGCGATGAAGACTCCGGCCTTCTGATTGGTCGCGAGGGGCAGACCCTCGCCGCCCTGCAATACATGATATCGCGCATTGTATCGCGCGGTATGAATGCAGCCGTGCGTGTGCAGCTTGACGCCGGTGAATACCGCCGCCGTCAGGATGAAAAACTGCGTGAAATGGCTCTGGCTCTTGCAGACAAGGTGCGCCAGAGCGGGCGCTCCTACTCCACAAGGCCGCTTTCTTCGTACCATCGGCGTATTGTGCACGTGTGCCTGCAAGAGGCCGTTGACGTGCAGACCCGCAGTACGGGCGATGGCCCCATGAAGCGCGTGGTAATCATGCGCAGAAAGGGAGAACGCGCCTAG
- a CDS encoding translation initiation factor 2: MRKILALILTLGLTTGGCAWFGGSSSTDEEIKPAQPQEQTAAPEPAPAPVAPAKDAKGKKGKTKAEKPAEVKPVATKKGAKTEAQVAAELTMVGNRLAAQAARTVMPSKSSREVRQDGKDYVGTYIDVDSSNVTTELRPSPTGQYVGFIRYQERVMDCRGKTRQEAMSTASCEQVKARNINELIRFDGSTWQY; this comes from the coding sequence ATGCGTAAGATTCTGGCACTCATTCTCACGTTGGGGTTGACCACTGGCGGTTGCGCCTGGTTTGGCGGCTCTTCTTCCACAGATGAAGAAATAAAGCCCGCTCAGCCGCAGGAACAGACCGCAGCCCCCGAACCGGCCCCGGCCCCTGTTGCTCCTGCCAAGGACGCTAAGGGCAAGAAGGGTAAAACCAAGGCCGAAAAACCGGCTGAAGTTAAGCCCGTTGCCACCAAAAAAGGCGCGAAGACCGAAGCCCAGGTCGCCGCCGAGCTCACCATGGTGGGCAACAGGCTGGCCGCCCAGGCTGCCCGCACGGTGATGCCTTCCAAGTCTTCCAGGGAAGTGCGCCAGGACGGCAAGGATTACGTGGGGACCTACATTGATGTGGACTCTTCCAACGTAACCACTGAATTGCGCCCCAGCCCCACTGGTCAGTACGTCGGCTTTATCCGGTATCAGGAAAGGGTAATGGATTGCCGTGGCAAGACCCGTCAGGAAGCTATGTCTACTGCTTCGTGCGAACAGGTCAAGGCCCGCAACATTAACGAGCTGATCCGTTTTGACGGTTCGACCTGGCAGTATTAG
- the mnmE gene encoding tRNA uridine-5-carboxymethylaminomethyl(34) synthesis GTPase MnmE — MQTDRGDTIAAIATPPGAGGIGIVRLSGPRAKKILARMFLPLSAQVENFHPWLLHRGRVLDWNGEALDDALAVFMPGPRTFTGEDVAEIHSHGGPFLVQAVLESALRHGARQAERGEFSRRAFVNGRIDLSQAEAVAELIAAPSREALRYGLNRLEGVLGRRTAELREELEMLRAQMCLAVDFPDEEVEGMEPAALCEVLDRVMLAVRRLLAGSRRAQIVQQGAVVVLAGAVNAGKSSLLNALLGRERALVTDIPGTTRDFLEETCNLDGLPVRLTDTAGLRQAEETVEQLGVTRSREKVSQADLVVLVLDGGLLGEEGAAAEVCPDPAASEVLDSVGDTPLLVVWNKCDICMPKVFPPRWIGARTCCAVSALSDTYVEELATMLRSVLLGGGSDAAPEDGLAPNARQSMALEKALKELEGLRADVVAGQPYDCCAVRLDMAAAHLGEVTGLSSPAEVLNSIFAQFCIGK; from the coding sequence ATGCAGACAGATCGTGGCGACACCATCGCCGCCATTGCAACCCCTCCCGGTGCCGGGGGGATTGGCATAGTGCGCCTTTCCGGCCCTCGGGCCAAGAAAATTCTTGCCCGTATGTTTCTGCCCCTTTCAGCACAGGTGGAAAATTTTCACCCCTGGCTTTTGCACAGGGGCCGCGTGCTGGACTGGAACGGCGAGGCGCTGGATGATGCCTTGGCTGTTTTTATGCCTGGGCCGCGTACCTTCACGGGCGAAGATGTAGCCGAGATTCACAGCCACGGAGGCCCCTTTTTAGTGCAGGCCGTGCTTGAAAGTGCGCTGCGCCATGGGGCGCGGCAGGCTGAACGCGGTGAGTTTTCGCGCCGCGCCTTTGTCAACGGGCGCATAGATCTGAGCCAGGCCGAAGCCGTGGCCGAGCTTATAGCCGCCCCCTCGCGCGAGGCCCTGCGCTACGGGCTCAACCGCCTGGAAGGCGTTCTTGGTCGGCGCACTGCCGAACTGCGCGAAGAACTGGAAATGCTGCGCGCCCAGATGTGTCTTGCTGTGGATTTTCCTGACGAAGAAGTTGAAGGCATGGAACCAGCCGCGCTCTGTGAAGTTCTTGACAGGGTCATGCTGGCTGTGCGGCGGCTGCTGGCCGGGAGCAGACGGGCCCAGATCGTGCAGCAGGGCGCCGTGGTGGTGCTGGCTGGCGCGGTGAATGCTGGCAAATCCAGCCTTCTCAATGCGCTGCTAGGGCGCGAGCGCGCCCTTGTGACCGATATACCCGGCACAACGCGTGATTTTCTGGAAGAAACCTGCAATCTTGATGGCCTGCCAGTGCGCCTGACAGACACAGCAGGCCTGCGGCAGGCTGAAGAAACCGTTGAGCAGCTTGGCGTAACGCGCAGCCGCGAAAAAGTTTCGCAGGCTGACCTTGTTGTGCTTGTGCTTGATGGCGGGCTGCTGGGTGAGGAGGGTGCGGCGGCAGAGGTCTGCCCTGACCCTGCGGCCAGCGAGGTTCTTGACTCTGTGGGCGACACGCCCCTGCTCGTGGTGTGGAACAAATGTGACATTTGCATGCCAAAAGTGTTCCCTCCCCGCTGGATTGGTGCGCGAACCTGTTGCGCAGTGAGCGCACTTTCCGATACATATGTCGAAGAGCTTGCAACCATGTTGCGATCTGTGCTGCTTGGGGGCGGTTCGGATGCCGCGCCGGAAGACGGTCTTGCGCCCAACGCAAGGCAATCCATGGCGCTGGAAAAGGCTTTGAAAGAACTTGAAGGGCTGCGTGCTGATGTTGTTGCAGGGCAGCCTTACGATTGTTGCGCGGTCAGACTTGATATGGCCGCCGCTCATCTGGGGGAAGTGACCGGGCTTTCCAGCCCGGCTGAAGTGCTCAACAGCATATTTGCCCAATTCTGCATTGGTAAGTAA
- the rnpA gene encoding ribonuclease P protein component has protein sequence MNQNGLPQHLRIRRRAEFVACYERGRRLHTEHFLVFVLSGNSPGLAARTGMAVSRKVGNAVVRNRVKRLLREFYRLHRSDLPKEADIVTVAKKHAGEAALDLASVAAELLPLMRRVVRREPGRPALDGLP, from the coding sequence ATGAATCAGAATGGTCTGCCGCAGCACCTGCGGATACGCCGTAGGGCGGAATTCGTAGCGTGCTATGAGCGGGGCAGGCGTCTGCATACAGAGCATTTCCTTGTTTTTGTGCTGTCGGGCAATAGTCCCGGTCTAGCTGCGCGCACTGGCATGGCTGTTTCCCGCAAGGTAGGCAATGCTGTTGTGCGCAATCGCGTCAAAAGGCTGCTGAGGGAATTTTATCGCCTGCATCGCAGCGATTTGCCCAAAGAAGCTGACATCGTTACCGTTGCTAAAAAGCATGCCGGAGAGGCTGCGCTGGATTTGGCCAGCGTAGCCGCCGAGCTTTTGCCGCTGATGCGGCGCGTGGTTCGGCGAGAGCCGGGCCGTCCGGCATTGGATGGGCTGCCATGA
- the yidD gene encoding membrane protein insertion efficiency factor YidD, giving the protein MSHLLRNLCILPIRVYQLCISPVLPPACRFYPTCSAYAAEAIMTHGIFRGGWLALKRLARCHPWGGSGYDPVPPPRRPRDVPPLSQE; this is encoded by the coding sequence ATGAGTCATTTGCTGCGTAATCTGTGCATATTACCCATACGCGTTTACCAGCTTTGCATCTCGCCAGTGCTTCCCCCCGCCTGTCGGTTTTATCCCACCTGTTCCGCCTATGCCGCAGAGGCCATCATGACCCACGGCATATTCCGGGGCGGCTGGCTTGCGCTCAAGCGTCTTGCCCGCTGCCACCCCTGGGGCGGTTCAGGCTATGATCCTGTTCCACCACCAAGACGTCCCCGTGACGTCCCGCCACTGTCCCAGGAGTGA
- a CDS encoding 3'-5' exonuclease codes for MDMDVLRRRLSCEEINGMPLFHYEGPVQVIRTLEDWKNALPDLRSADLLGFDTETRPSFRKGRRNFPALIQLATANAVYLVQLAFLPFGPHVVEILANPDQVKAGVGIRDDMRDLARLHDFEPAGLVDLGGVARAHKMPSQGLRTLAANFFGWRISKGSQCSNWSLMELTPRQIAYAATDAWIGRLIFLRMCEMGLIPSCRSASEDVPCNDALAAGSSV; via the coding sequence ATGGATATGGACGTTTTGCGCCGCAGGCTGAGTTGCGAAGAAATCAACGGCATGCCCCTTTTTCATTACGAAGGGCCAGTGCAGGTTATTCGCACCCTGGAGGACTGGAAAAATGCGCTGCCGGATCTGCGATCCGCAGATTTGCTTGGATTTGATACGGAAACACGGCCTTCCTTTCGCAAGGGACGCCGCAATTTTCCGGCTTTGATCCAGCTTGCCACGGCCAATGCCGTGTATCTGGTGCAGTTGGCCTTTTTGCCGTTCGGGCCGCATGTGGTCGAAATTCTGGCAAATCCCGATCAGGTCAAGGCTGGTGTGGGCATCCGCGACGATATGCGTGATCTTGCCCGCCTGCACGACTTTGAGCCAGCGGGGCTTGTGGATCTTGGCGGCGTGGCCCGTGCGCACAAAATGCCCAGTCAGGGTTTGCGCACCCTTGCGGCTAATTTTTTTGGCTGGCGTATTTCTAAAGGTTCGCAGTGTTCTAACTGGAGCCTCATGGAGCTGACCCCGCGTCAGATTGCCTACGCCGCCACCGATGCCTGGATCGGACGGCTGATTTTTTTGCGCATGTGTGAAATGGGGCTCATTCCCTCCTGTCGCAGCGCGTCTGAGGACGTGCCGTGCAACGATGCCCTGGCAGCGGGGAGCTCCGTGTGA
- the thrB gene encoding homoserine kinase: MSSKPDLTAAPAMPAPCITLIGMAGAGKSTVGSALSQELGWAFVDSDHLIEAAYGARLQDITDTLGKAAFLDTEGKVICAIKANRTVIATGGSVIYRDAAMRHLAALGPIVYIDVPFHLIEERIARNPERGIAMNPGEKLEDIFNERKALYTYYATLRCPAEGKNPAQCARWIRDHLPEGFLKGDAA; this comes from the coding sequence ATGTCCAGCAAGCCGGATTTAACAGCAGCCCCCGCGATGCCTGCCCCCTGCATAACCCTCATAGGCATGGCCGGAGCGGGTAAATCCACTGTGGGTTCAGCCCTGTCGCAAGAGCTGGGATGGGCTTTTGTTGACAGCGACCACCTGATCGAAGCCGCCTACGGCGCACGCCTGCAAGACATCACCGACACATTGGGCAAAGCAGCCTTTCTGGATACCGAGGGCAAAGTAATCTGCGCCATCAAGGCCAACAGAACGGTCATAGCCACTGGCGGCAGCGTCATCTACCGCGATGCGGCCATGCGGCATCTGGCTGCGCTTGGGCCTATCGTCTATATTGATGTGCCCTTTCATCTGATTGAAGAACGCATCGCCCGCAATCCAGAACGCGGCATTGCCATGAACCCCGGCGAAAAGCTCGAGGATATTTTTAACGAACGCAAGGCCCTGTATACATATTATGCAACCCTGCGTTGCCCCGCCGAGGGTAAAAATCCGGCCCAGTGCGCGCGCTGGATTCGCGATCACCTGCCCGAGGGTTTTCTGAAAGGCGATGCCGCCTGA
- the yidC gene encoding membrane protein insertase YidC — protein MQDGKNLIIAILLCLVVIVGWSYVSEYMGWVRKPDPAIVAQQQQEQQQAAQQQQAQQTAATAQQAMPVFTPAPGRDLTVNSPLYEAVFHTGGGALRSFKLKQYQTGLAVDSPLVNLVDPKTAAVAPLGLVVNSQPSWSTGQWSVEGNENGLNIGAGQQGVLRFDGEVDSLRVIREMTFSSDTYLIREKIRVVNTTDQARSVRVSYTVAADASNAAGDRYDAMRLAWDNDGSLGEESSPKTLETTGAQVAGKIYWAGTMSTYFLAAVLPGDTSNVTVKGRMQQNVFRAAVEEPEVMLGPGQERELTVSYWVGPKERAKLAAVSDQLAKSIDLGMFHVIAKGLLWLLEFFQKYVNNWGVAIILLTVLIKALFWPLTAKSYASMEKMKKLQPHMVAIREKHKDNKELMNKEVMALYKTYGVNPASGCVPILIQMPVFFGLYQALLTSIELRHAPFITYLPGTDIIWLADLSAKDPFYITPVVMGLTMFIQQKMSPPATDPTQQKIMMFLPLIFTAMFLSFPSGLVVYWLVNNILSIAQQRMMAKKFSTSAAK, from the coding sequence ATGCAAGACGGAAAAAATCTGATCATCGCCATCCTTTTGTGCCTCGTCGTTATTGTGGGCTGGAGTTACGTGTCCGAGTACATGGGCTGGGTCCGCAAGCCTGATCCGGCCATTGTTGCCCAGCAACAGCAGGAGCAGCAGCAGGCTGCCCAGCAGCAACAGGCCCAGCAGACCGCCGCAACCGCGCAGCAGGCCATGCCCGTATTCACGCCCGCCCCGGGCCGCGACCTCACGGTCAACTCCCCCCTTTATGAAGCCGTTTTTCACACTGGCGGCGGCGCGCTGCGCTCCTTCAAGCTCAAGCAGTATCAGACCGGTCTTGCGGTGGATTCCCCGCTGGTCAACCTTGTTGACCCCAAGACCGCCGCAGTTGCCCCTCTGGGCCTTGTGGTAAACAGCCAGCCCTCGTGGAGCACAGGCCAGTGGTCTGTGGAAGGCAATGAAAACGGCCTGAACATCGGCGCCGGACAGCAGGGCGTGCTGCGCTTTGACGGCGAGGTGGACAGCCTGCGCGTTATCCGCGAAATGACCTTTAGCTCCGATACCTATCTTATCCGCGAAAAAATCCGTGTGGTGAACACCACGGATCAGGCCCGCAGTGTTCGCGTCAGCTACACTGTGGCCGCCGATGCCAGCAATGCCGCAGGCGACCGTTACGATGCCATGCGCCTTGCCTGGGACAACGATGGAAGCCTTGGCGAAGAATCTTCGCCCAAAACGCTTGAAACCACAGGCGCGCAGGTTGCTGGCAAGATTTACTGGGCTGGCACCATGAGTACCTATTTTCTTGCTGCGGTGCTGCCCGGCGACACGAGCAACGTGACCGTCAAGGGCCGCATGCAGCAGAACGTGTTCCGCGCTGCCGTTGAAGAACCTGAAGTGATGCTCGGCCCCGGTCAGGAGCGCGAACTTACGGTTTCTTACTGGGTTGGCCCCAAGGAACGCGCCAAGCTTGCCGCCGTTTCTGACCAGCTTGCCAAGAGTATTGACCTCGGCATGTTCCATGTGATCGCCAAGGGCTTGCTGTGGCTGCTTGAATTTTTCCAGAAGTACGTGAACAACTGGGGCGTGGCCATCATTTTGCTGACGGTTCTCATCAAGGCCCTGTTCTGGCCCCTTACGGCCAAGAGCTACGCCTCCATGGAAAAGATGAAGAAGCTTCAGCCGCACATGGTGGCTATTCGTGAGAAGCACAAGGACAACAAGGAGCTCATGAACAAGGAAGTCATGGCGCTCTACAAGACCTACGGGGTTAACCCGGCCAGCGGCTGTGTGCCCATTCTCATCCAGATGCCCGTGTTCTTTGGCCTGTATCAGGCCCTGCTCACGTCCATCGAGTTGCGTCACGCGCCCTTCATCACCTATCTGCCCGGCACTGACATCATCTGGCTGGCTGACCTTTCGGCTAAAGACCCGTTCTACATCACGCCCGTCGTCATGGGCCTGACCATGTTCATCCAGCAGAAAATGAGCCCCCCGGCCACTGACCCCACCCAGCAGAAGATCATGATGTTCCTGCCGCTGATCTTCACCGCCATGTTCCTGAGCTTCCCCTCGGGCCTCGTGGTGTACTGGCTGGTCAACAACATCCTGTCCATTGCGCAGCAGAGGATGATGGCGAAGAAGTTCTCTACATCCGCAGCGAAGTAG
- a CDS encoding OmpA family protein → MKSFRLLALAAALVLSYAVAAAAAPACNKKIESFDFVVDYSGSMMMKNDRLKQDKIIVAKNVLTRINAAIPALSYNGGLHTITPNSAIISQGPWDRAAMAAGIKKLRSDFDIFGRMTSMGTGLQAYEPFISSMKRDAALILVTDGDNNRGTDLVQVVSQMYASQRNLVVHVISLADTPNGEATIKKLGALNSNAIVVRGEELATSDAAVERFVLSVFCKDEDVIVLRGVHFAFNSYALDGKAMGILNEAATLIKNNPNKRVVLSGWTDFVGSDAYNMKLSQERASSVKNYLVKQGIPSSRMTAIGRGKSFKYDNKTDEGRAMNRRTEVSFE, encoded by the coding sequence ATGAAATCGTTTCGTCTTCTTGCTCTTGCGGCCGCTCTTGTTCTGAGCTACGCCGTGGCCGCTGCGGCCGCTCCAGCTTGTAACAAGAAAATTGAAAGCTTCGACTTCGTAGTGGACTATTCTGGTTCCATGATGATGAAGAACGACAGGCTCAAGCAGGACAAGATCATTGTGGCCAAAAATGTGCTCACGCGCATCAACGCCGCTATCCCCGCTCTGAGCTACAATGGTGGCTTGCACACCATTACGCCCAACAGCGCCATTATTTCTCAGGGTCCCTGGGACCGCGCCGCCATGGCCGCGGGTATCAAAAAGCTGCGTAGCGACTTTGATATTTTTGGTCGTATGACCAGCATGGGCACTGGCTTGCAGGCGTATGAACCCTTCATCTCCAGCATGAAGCGCGACGCCGCCCTGATTCTCGTGACCGACGGCGACAACAACCGTGGTACCGACCTCGTGCAGGTTGTGAGCCAGATGTACGCCAGCCAGCGTAACCTGGTTGTGCATGTTATCTCCCTGGCCGATACCCCCAACGGTGAAGCCACCATCAAAAAGCTCGGCGCTCTGAACTCCAACGCCATTGTGGTGCGCGGTGAAGAACTGGCCACCAGCGATGCCGCTGTTGAACGCTTTGTGCTTTCCGTGTTCTGCAAGGACGAAGACGTCATCGTGCTGCGCGGCGTGCACTTCGCTTTCAATTCCTATGCTCTTGACGGCAAGGCCATGGGCATCCTGAACGAAGCCGCCACCCTGATCAAGAACAACCCCAACAAGCGCGTTGTTCTCTCCGGCTGGACCGACTTTGTGGGTTCCGATGCTTACAACATGAAGCTTTCGCAGGAACGCGCCAGCTCCGTGAAGAACTACCTCGTGAAGCAGGGCATCCCCTCCAGCCGCATGACCGCCATTGGCCGCGGCAAGTCCTTCAAGTATGACAACAAGACCGACGAAGGTCGCGCCATGAACCGGCGCACCGAAGTGTCCTTCGAGTAA
- the cbiD gene encoding cobalt-precorrin-5B (C(1))-methyltransferase CbiD produces MAEKLREGFTTGSAATGAALAALQLLRTGTAPDAVPVPLPPFGGGQGKHNQCKDSNGLPEPRGWLRLNIESCATGPAPELDAAWAAAEAGPASGLADPPPPGIIAIAHASIIKDGGDDPDATSGARITATVVESALPPKHRPANQVEDAARHTPAHNAGGASPDMAVAYPNHIIIKGGPGVGRVTLPGLPVAIGQAAVNPVPRQQITYALQAQEQEYAAALQCRTWLTVFVSVPDGAQLAHKTFNPRLGIEGGISILGTQGTVRPFSHDAWKATIEQGLAVARATGCQCACLTTGRRSERLLMERYPELPERCFVQVADFAQFSLQAVGSMQFERIIWGCFFGKLVKLAQGHAYTHAKDSTLDMQALGRLASEAGAACADAITRCVTAAHALELLLADSAGAETIKRVAQQAARTAQLFAGRPVSLHLFHTDGRELLAL; encoded by the coding sequence ATGGCCGAAAAGCTTCGGGAAGGGTTCACTACCGGCAGCGCCGCCACGGGGGCAGCACTGGCCGCGCTGCAACTGTTGCGCACGGGCACAGCGCCGGATGCAGTCCCGGTGCCCCTGCCCCCTTTTGGGGGTGGTCAGGGCAAGCACAATCAGTGCAAGGACAGCAATGGCCTGCCTGAGCCTCGGGGCTGGCTGCGCCTGAACATTGAAAGCTGCGCCACAGGCCCTGCGCCGGAACTGGACGCCGCATGGGCTGCTGCCGAAGCTGGCCCCGCAAGCGGGCTGGCCGATCCACCTCCACCGGGCATCATTGCCATTGCCCACGCCAGCATAATCAAGGACGGCGGCGATGACCCTGACGCCACGTCTGGCGCGCGCATAACGGCCACGGTGGTCGAGAGCGCGCTGCCCCCCAAGCATCGCCCTGCAAACCAGGTCGAGGATGCGGCACGGCATACGCCCGCCCATAACGCCGGGGGGGCATCCCCCGACATGGCAGTTGCATACCCCAACCACATCATTATAAAGGGAGGGCCGGGGGTGGGGCGCGTCACCTTGCCCGGTCTGCCTGTAGCCATTGGTCAGGCTGCGGTCAACCCGGTGCCACGCCAGCAGATAACCTACGCCCTGCAAGCGCAGGAACAGGAATATGCCGCTGCCCTCCAGTGCCGCACATGGCTGACGGTATTTGTCAGCGTGCCTGATGGCGCGCAGCTGGCGCACAAGACCTTCAACCCCAGATTGGGCATTGAAGGCGGCATTTCCATATTGGGAACCCAGGGCACGGTGCGTCCGTTCAGCCATGATGCGTGGAAGGCCACCATTGAGCAGGGGCTTGCCGTGGCCCGCGCCACAGGCTGCCAATGTGCGTGCCTGACCACGGGAAGGCGCTCTGAACGGCTGCTTATGGAGCGCTACCCCGAGCTGCCGGAGCGATGCTTTGTGCAGGTGGCGGATTTTGCGCAGTTCTCCCTGCAAGCTGTGGGGAGCATGCAGTTTGAACGCATTATCTGGGGCTGTTTTTTTGGTAAACTGGTCAAGCTGGCCCAAGGGCATGCGTACACTCATGCCAAGGATTCCACGCTGGACATGCAGGCCCTTGGGCGGCTTGCCAGCGAGGCTGGCGCTGCCTGCGCGGATGCCATCACCCGGTGCGTAACAGCGGCTCACGCACTGGAACTGCTGCTGGCAGACAGCGCCGGGGCAGAGACTATCAAGCGGGTGGCGCAGCAGGCGGCACGCACAGCGCAACTTTTTGCAGGCCGCCCCGTGAGCTTGCACCTTTTTCACACTGACGGCAGGGAATTATTGGCGTTATGA
- the rpmH gene encoding 50S ribosomal protein L34 → MKRTYQPSKIRRARTHGFRTRMATPSGRAIIRRRRAKGRKVLSA, encoded by the coding sequence ATGAAAAGAACATATCAGCCGAGCAAAATCAGAAGGGCCCGCACTCACGGGTTCCGTACCCGCATGGCCACCCCGAGCGGGCGCGCCATCATCCGTCGTCGCCGCGCCAAGGGCCGTAAGGTTCTGAGCGCCTAG